In one Mucilaginibacter sp. PAMB04168 genomic region, the following are encoded:
- a CDS encoding glycosyltransferase family 1 protein: MVKIGIDGRVFNKPLTGVGKYVTQLLNRINEVAKYETTFYIYNNNKDIDLSECRFKHVLRVDERGFAQKMKPVVWLKFFSKSCINADELDYFIGGAGFLPHLSSNIKTIVVVHDFNHIIVPATMTFTQKIAHQLFYKSDVKKADYVIVNSQGTFDKTIKYFKKTPDIIVNPAVDSVYKKLDIELVTGRLKELTISKPYLLAVATLEPRKNLGNLVRAFIKLRSENYLKEHKLVLVGKFGWKNEEIRHLINQNKDIIQHLGYLSNKDLAVLYNGASLFVFPSVYEGYGMPVAEALACRTQSITTNISELVEASKGQASYIGNVSDINSICKAILNAFDSPPKQIIMTGINEDSNADFCNVVSSWFNLI, from the coding sequence ATGGTTAAAATAGGAATAGATGGCAGAGTATTTAACAAACCGTTAACAGGCGTTGGTAAATACGTGACGCAGCTTTTAAACAGGATCAATGAAGTAGCAAAATATGAAACTACATTTTATATATACAATAATAATAAAGACATTGATTTATCGGAATGTAGGTTTAAGCATGTATTAAGAGTTGATGAAAGAGGTTTCGCCCAAAAGATGAAACCTGTTGTATGGCTAAAGTTCTTTTCTAAATCGTGTATAAATGCCGATGAATTAGACTATTTTATAGGTGGTGCTGGTTTCTTACCGCATTTAAGTAGTAATATAAAAACCATAGTTGTTGTCCATGACTTCAACCATATTATAGTTCCGGCTACTATGACCTTTACGCAGAAAATAGCTCATCAGCTATTTTACAAGAGTGACGTTAAAAAAGCCGACTATGTGATCGTAAACTCACAGGGTACATTTGATAAAACAATTAAATATTTCAAAAAAACGCCAGATATCATAGTTAATCCAGCAGTTGATTCTGTGTATAAAAAGTTAGACATCGAACTTGTAACCGGTCGGTTGAAAGAATTGACGATAAGCAAACCTTATTTATTGGCAGTTGCAACGTTAGAACCAAGGAAAAATCTAGGTAATTTAGTAAGGGCGTTTATAAAACTGAGAAGTGAAAACTACTTAAAAGAACATAAGCTTGTACTCGTTGGTAAGTTTGGTTGGAAAAATGAAGAAATTAGACACTTAATAAATCAAAACAAAGATATAATCCAGCACTTGGGGTATTTAAGTAATAAGGATTTAGCAGTGTTGTACAACGGTGCATCTTTATTTGTATTTCCTTCTGTTTATGAAGGCTACGGTATGCCTGTTGCAGAAGCGTTAGCATGCCGAACCCAATCGATTACCACTAACATCTCAGAATTAGTTGAAGCTTCAAAAGGCCAAGCCTCGTACATCGGAAACGTAAGTGACATAAACTCCATTTGTAAAGCAATTTTGAATGCCTTTGATAGTCCTCCAAAACAAATCATCATGACCGGCATAAATGAAGATAGCAATGCAGATTTTTGTAATGTTGTTTCCAGTTGGTTTAATTTAATATAG